From the genome of Sulfitobacter donghicola DSW-25 = KCTC 12864 = JCM 14565, one region includes:
- a CDS encoding plasmid mobilization protein: protein MARPKIDPAKRRTEQVSLALSPIELGNLKTKASQADTTVTAFVRAAALGQRVSVTKSTAPDFVTRDELRRIGVNLNQIAKALNARKDALPASLVSTCEKLDALFDRWLDHDPQSSPRRP from the coding sequence ATGGCACGACCTAAGATCGACCCTGCCAAAAGACGCACCGAACAGGTGAGCCTTGCCCTTTCCCCTATTGAGCTTGGGAACCTCAAGACCAAAGCCAGTCAGGCCGATACGACCGTGACAGCCTTCGTCCGTGCTGCCGCGCTCGGACAGCGCGTCAGTGTCACAAAATCAACCGCGCCTGATTTTGTGACCCGTGACGAGTTACGGCGGATTGGGGTAAATCTGAACCAAATCGCCAAGGCATTGAACGCCCGCAAAGATGCGTTGCCCGCCTCGCTTGTATCCACTTGCGAGAAACTAGACGCCCTCTTTGATAGGTGGCTGGATCATGATCCCCAGAGTAGCCCGCGCAGGCCGTAG
- a CDS encoding type II toxin-antitoxin system Phd/YefM family antitoxin, translated as MTRVTATEFKNNIGAFSDAAMQEPVIITSHQRDRLVLLSADEYQRLTGTPEGVSDDRKRLIRERAEYHRNTIVELANR; from the coding sequence ATGACACGTGTCACAGCAACAGAATTTAAAAACAACATTGGCGCATTCAGCGATGCTGCAATGCAAGAACCAGTTATCATCACAAGCCATCAGCGTGATCGTCTAGTCTTGCTATCAGCGGATGAATATCAACGCCTGACGGGAACACCAGAAGGCGTTTCAGATGATCGAAAGCGCCTCATTCGTGAACGCGCAGAATACCACCGCAACACTATCGTTGAGCTTGCCAACCGATGA
- a CDS encoding type II toxin-antitoxin system death-on-curing family toxin, which produces MSEPSWLTQDDVEAIHEQMIEIGGGAHGLRDPALLESALARPQNLHAYGENDTFQLAASYAEGISRNHPFVDGNKRTAFATADLFLAENGQNLDQAKGHEHAEMMEQLGQGHISREEAADHFREHSRSVQQDER; this is translated from the coding sequence ATGAGTGAGCCAAGCTGGCTGACGCAGGATGATGTTGAAGCGATCCACGAACAGATGATCGAAATAGGCGGGGGGGCGCATGGTTTGCGTGACCCCGCCCTTTTGGAATCTGCACTTGCCCGCCCTCAAAACCTTCATGCCTACGGTGAAAACGATACCTTTCAACTCGCGGCCAGCTATGCCGAGGGTATTTCCCGCAACCATCCTTTTGTGGATGGAAACAAGCGGACAGCCTTTGCAACAGCAGACCTTTTCTTAGCTGAGAATGGACAAAATCTCGATCAAGCCAAGGGCCATGAACATGCAGAAATGATGGAGCAACTCGGGCAAGGTCATATCAGCCGCGAAGAGGCTGCGGATCACTTCCGCGAGCATTCCCGCTCTGTACAGCAGGACGAGAGATAG
- a CDS encoding type IV secretory system conjugative DNA transfer family protein translates to MISFEDLPRGLPREISQKDSAPRALWVPPEGLAQSERWAPKPTAPLVGQDRNGEWICLDDDRHLLTVAGSRAGKGVSVILPNLAIYKGSVLVLDPKGENATLTAERRGRGRGVPAGGLGQDVFVLDPFGWADVDEEYRAGFNPLADLDPADPLFVDHCDSIADALVVSEQGKENDHWSANARLVLRGFNAWVASKPSGKRDLIEVSRLLHLPLSPPADENGKRPKPNPDAYFDDLLDAMLDDPDRAWGVTAAAAGALLSMGHEERGSVLSTVRQNILFLSSPQMAKMLSDTGRKPDLKAWKFGGQSIYLCLPAGFLHTHARFFRLFLNRMLAAVEATPPVPRDDPKGLMILDEIHVLGHMKALETAAGLLAGYGVRIWSFWQDFTQAESIYGKRWQTFLGNASLFQSFGLNDMMTMKFVSDRLGLSSMMQVSKNEISYEQSALGYSGKSKSIQGTPLLTPEEVAYHFSRQANAQLVIYPGGDPIWMRRLNYWDNEFSDLRMTK, encoded by the coding sequence TTGATTAGTTTCGAAGACCTGCCGCGCGGCCTCCCCCGTGAAATTTCGCAGAAAGACAGTGCGCCCCGTGCCCTTTGGGTGCCACCCGAAGGGCTGGCGCAATCCGAACGATGGGCACCCAAACCAACGGCGCCGCTTGTTGGACAAGACCGAAACGGCGAATGGATTTGCCTTGATGATGACCGGCATTTGTTGACCGTAGCAGGCTCACGTGCCGGCAAAGGCGTCTCGGTCATCCTGCCCAACCTCGCAATCTACAAAGGGTCGGTTTTGGTGCTCGATCCCAAAGGCGAAAACGCCACCCTAACAGCAGAACGCCGCGGCCGTGGTCGTGGTGTTCCTGCGGGCGGTTTGGGGCAAGATGTATTCGTGCTCGATCCATTTGGATGGGCAGACGTTGACGAAGAGTATCGAGCAGGCTTCAACCCTCTGGCCGATCTTGATCCCGCCGATCCACTCTTTGTCGATCATTGCGACAGCATCGCAGATGCACTTGTCGTATCTGAGCAGGGCAAAGAAAACGACCACTGGAGCGCAAACGCTCGCCTCGTGCTCAGAGGATTCAACGCATGGGTAGCGTCCAAACCATCGGGGAAACGGGATCTGATCGAGGTCAGCCGCCTGCTGCATCTTCCCCTATCCCCTCCAGCCGATGAAAATGGAAAACGCCCTAAGCCAAACCCCGACGCCTATTTTGATGATCTTCTGGATGCCATGCTCGATGACCCTGATCGCGCATGGGGCGTCACAGCGGCGGCGGCAGGTGCGCTTTTGTCCATGGGACATGAAGAACGCGGCTCTGTCCTATCTACGGTGCGCCAAAACATCCTGTTCTTGTCATCCCCACAAATGGCAAAAATGCTGTCCGACACGGGCAGAAAACCTGACCTCAAAGCATGGAAATTCGGCGGGCAATCAATCTATCTATGCCTGCCTGCGGGCTTCCTGCACACCCATGCTCGTTTCTTCCGCCTATTCCTCAATCGGATGCTGGCGGCAGTGGAAGCGACGCCACCTGTCCCACGTGACGACCCCAAAGGGCTGATGATCCTCGATGAAATACACGTTCTCGGCCACATGAAAGCCCTCGAAACTGCTGCGGGCTTACTAGCAGGGTACGGCGTTCGCATCTGGTCATTCTGGCAGGACTTCACACAAGCCGAATCCATCTATGGCAAGCGGTGGCAAACCTTCCTCGGCAATGCCTCCCTGTTCCAATCTTTCGGCCTCAACGACATGATGACGATGAAATTTGTCTCTGACCGCCTCGGCCTGTCATCCATGATGCAAGTCTCAAAAAATGAAATCAGTTACGAACAATCAGCCTTGGGGTATTCTGGAAAATCCAAATCTATTCAAGGCACCCCCCTGCTCACCCCCGAAGAAGTGGCCTATCACTTCTCGCGCCAGGCAAACGCCCAGCTCGTGATTTATCCTGGTGGCGATCCCATCTGGATGCGCCGCCTCAATTACTGGGACAACGAATTTTCTGATCTAAGGATGACCAAATGA